A single Montipora foliosa isolate CH-2021 chromosome 7, ASM3666993v2, whole genome shotgun sequence DNA region contains:
- the LOC138010607 gene encoding melanocyte-stimulating hormone receptor-like, producing MATTNVSRHEKQNNSTTFGQFFCSSDLSSEVHDQLIFISALNAFLSISAFLGNTLILIALRKESSLHTPSKVLLGNLATTDLCVGLISEPLYVTLLVTKLQEHWNICLYLLDPVFVTTTILCGASLLTVTAISVDRLLALLLRLKYRQVVTLKRINLVVITCWVVSIVSSSMRFYSDPIITLRYSNIVVSLCLLTSIFCYAKIFVNLRHHQHQVQDQVQQLNQTNQLNIARYRKAVFSALWLQFTLVVCYLPQVIPLTLIIHSEPSSSVALAWSYTFTLVFLNSSLNPILYSWKIEEVRQAVKDTIRQLLCC from the coding sequence ATGGCTACAACAAACGTTTCTCGACACGAAAAGCAGAACAATTCTACGACTTTTGGACAATTTTTTTGCTCGTCAGATTTAAGTAGTGAAGTACACGACCAGTTGATATTTATCTCAGCTTTAAACGCTTTTCTATCCATTTCTGCATTTCTTGGGAACACTTTGATTCTAATTGCTCTCCGCAAGGAGTCGTCACTTCATACGCCTTCCAAAGTGTTGCTAGGAAACCTTGCAACAACTGATCTTTGCGTTGGTCTTATTTCGGAGCCACTCTATGTTACTTTATTGGTGACTAAATTGCAGGAACATTGGAATATTTGTCTCTACTTACTGGACCCAGTTTTTGTTACAACCACCATTTTGTGTGGGGCGTCTCTGTTGACAGTTACTGCGATAAGTGTGGACAGACTTCTCGCCTTGTTGTTGCGTCTGAAATACAGACAAGTTGTAACTTTGAAGCGAATCAACCTTGTCGTAATTACATGTTGGGTTGTGTCCATTGTCTCTTCATCAATGAGGTTTTATTCGGATCCCATAATAACCTTACGGTACAGCAATATAGTTGTTTCACTATGTTTACTAACCTCGATCTTCTGTTACGCGAAGATTTTCGTCAACCTTCGTCATCATCAACACCAAGTACAAGACCAAGTTCAACAACTGAACCAAACCAATCAATTGAACATAGCGAGATACAGGAAGGCAGTTTTCTCTGCACTGTGGTTGCAATTTACCTTAGTCGTTTGTTATCTACCACAAGTAATACCATTAACTTTGATCATTCATTCGGAGCCGTCTTCATCTGTTGCTCTTGCTTGGAGTTATACATTTACTTTAGTGTTCTTAAACTCCTCATTAAACCCGATTCTTTACAGCTGGAAGATAGAAGAAGTGAGGCAAGCAGTGAAGGACACAATCAGACAACTTCTTTGTTGTTAA